The Nitrospirota bacterium genome includes the window AGTTACAATCCTTATTGCAGATGCCCTTGAGGTAGACCCTTTGCCTTATCTTATCTCATGCGCTCTGGCATCAAACATCGGCGGTACAGCTACACTCATAGGTGACCCGCCAAATATAATGATTGCATCAAAGGCACAGTTAAATTTCATGGACTTTATATACCATCTTACACCAGTAATAATAATAACTATGATCTTCTATGTCTTTGCCATAAAACTTATATGGGGTAAGAAACTCAAGACAAAGGAAGAACTCAAACAGAGGATAATGCAGATGAATGAAAACGAGGCGATAAAAGACACCGTGCTCCTTAAAAAATCTCTCGTAGTACTCGGTTTGGTATTGACAGGTTTTGTGTTTCACGGCGTGCTCCATTTCCAGCCTGCCACAATAGCCCTTTTCGGGGCAGGTCTTCTGCTCCTGCTTTCCAAAACCCATGAGCCGCACCATATCTTAGCAGAGGTGGAGTGGCCTACGTTATTCTTTTTCATGGGTCTTTTTATCATCATCGGCGGTGTTGTAAAGGTCGGCCTTATAAAATGGATGTCCATTCAGGTTCTTAATATAACTCAGGGGAACCTATTTGCAACGAGCATGGTCGTAATGTGGTTTTCGGCTTTTGCCTCAGCGTTCATTGACAACATTCCCTATGTTGCGACAATGAACCCGCTGATTATCGATATGGCAAAACAGCTCTGGCCAAATGTTTCAGGCATTCA containing:
- a CDS encoding anion permease — translated: VTILIADALEVDPLPYLISCALASNIGGTATLIGDPPNIMIASKAQLNFMDFIYHLTPVIIITMIFYVFAIKLIWGKKLKTKEELKQRIMQMNENEAIKDTVLLKKSLVVLGLVLTGFVFHGVLHFQPATIALFGAGLLLLLSKTHEPHHILAEVEWPTLFFFMGLFIIIGGVVKVGLIKWMSIQVLNITQGNLFATSMVVMWFSAFASAFIDNIPYVATMNPLIIDMAKQLWPNVSGIQLLHHPDLMPIWWSLALGACLGGNGTAIGASANVIVVGMSEKLGKRISFGKFMLYGMPFMIMTVVISTVYVWLRYYVLKI